The Metabacillus litoralis genome contains a region encoding:
- a CDS encoding PspA/IM30 family protein, producing MGIFKRIKTIAKADINALLDGMEDPIAMLNEYSREMEQEMAKAQKALSLQIFVENKQAALIMETKHLVDKRARQAKLAIQHEENAMARLAVQEKLLHENQLSLYQLQFEAIKGQTHILNEKLQELQEIYNELQHKKVLLASRANVAQSLQQIQHATASFKQDNIVRGVARAEERILLMEAEVQAGTQFANPMAVHDTAYRNYINEEEVSRELEKLKSEKESV from the coding sequence ATGGGTATTTTTAAAAGAATTAAAACAATTGCAAAAGCAGATATTAATGCGTTACTAGATGGGATGGAAGATCCTATTGCGATGTTAAATGAATATTCAAGAGAGATGGAGCAAGAAATGGCAAAAGCTCAGAAAGCTCTTTCTCTCCAAATTTTTGTGGAGAATAAGCAAGCTGCACTTATTATGGAAACAAAACATTTAGTGGACAAGCGTGCGAGACAAGCAAAGCTTGCCATTCAACATGAAGAAAATGCAATGGCTAGATTAGCTGTCCAAGAAAAGTTGCTACATGAAAACCAATTAAGCCTTTATCAGCTGCAATTCGAAGCAATTAAAGGACAAACTCACATTCTTAACGAAAAATTACAAGAGCTGCAAGAAATCTATAACGAGCTACAACATAAAAAAGTTTTACTAGCTTCACGTGCTAACGTTGCACAATCCCTTCAACAAATTCAACATGCAACTGCTTCTTTTAAACAGGATAATATTGTAAGAGGAGTAGCACGTGCGGAAGAACGTATTTTACTAATGGAAGCAGAGGTACAAGCTGGCACTCAGTTTGCAAATCCTATGGCTGTGCATGATACAGCTTATCGTAACTATATTAATGAAGAAGAAGTAAGTCGAGAACTCGAAAAGCTAAAAAGTGAAAAAGAGTCAGTATAA
- a CDS encoding lysozyme inhibitor LprI family protein produces MKSIFTVLALFVLLVGCNNQNKSDQSEAPTKENEEIKADSNEETQSNEEDNSEKHNDITEESNTEETDTTMDKDSQQADEDESKDKNVSEESDVSEGSKQKYLDKLSSIEKAATEIRNDNDGSTFGMRKSQEEILEKWDQALNEIYQVLEKQLPADEMEELRQEQRKWITLRDETAEKDASQFEGGTMEPLEYTASLAGTTKERCFELVENYMK; encoded by the coding sequence TTGAAGTCAATATTTACAGTGTTAGCACTATTTGTCCTCTTGGTTGGGTGCAACAATCAAAACAAATCTGATCAAAGTGAAGCACCGACTAAAGAAAATGAAGAAATTAAAGCTGATAGTAATGAGGAAACTCAATCCAATGAGGAGGATAACTCGGAAAAACATAATGATATAACAGAAGAAAGTAATACTGAAGAAACAGATACTACTATGGATAAGGATTCGCAGCAAGCAGACGAGGATGAATCAAAAGACAAAAATGTAAGTGAAGAATCAGATGTGAGTGAAGGAAGTAAACAGAAATACTTAGATAAACTCAGTAGCATAGAAAAGGCAGCAACAGAAATTAGGAATGACAATGATGGCTCAACATTCGGAATGAGGAAATCACAAGAAGAAATCTTGGAAAAGTGGGATCAAGCTTTAAATGAGATCTATCAGGTTCTAGAAAAGCAGCTACCAGCGGATGAGATGGAAGAACTCCGACAAGAACAAAGGAAATGGATCACACTTAGAGATGAAACAGCAGAAAAAGATGCAAGTCAATTTGAAGGGGGAACGATGGAGCCACTGGAATATACAGCTTCCCTAGCAGGTACTACTAAAGAAAGATGCTTTGAATTGGTAGAGAACTATATGAAATAA
- a CDS encoding methyl-accepting chemotaxis protein — translation MIKKEEGFLRDHDLTDYEKDMVRRNAIVFKAISFVTALTLIAIFTMGAEMTTPQMLMVFMQLTVWGLFAVLHIKRKLVMYLSYLAVLGSAVSTSITLLLQPSALNVFSIYYLIILALIYMNKKLSILTQIYGLFMLLYMLYAQSETISIPEEDKITYIIYYLLITILILSLLQVTQHMMKQVEESRKNTESLLARQQEQKDSILQLVKDVSKNLEVVSSLSETNNHSFYEMNTTFQDIASGANAQNESTLEINNSVTSMREVAKRMLDSITKLKDETEGANYLSEQGQEQVEHLTKIITDFKGEIDTMSEEITQLITNLKETNKFSETIKEIANQTNLLSLNASIEAARAGEHGRGFSIVANEIRNLSDMTTKSANQISEQLEEFTKQSDQTRNRMIQIAEQMDKSYAVTANTKNSFKAINEAIAKLLHLADDSNRLTMKMDQTVEVINNSTEDLAAVSEQSSASLEELMATLENILKGNTAGVDSIKAVEKSLKSIQ, via the coding sequence TTGATAAAAAAAGAAGAGGGATTTTTAAGAGATCATGATCTAACTGACTATGAAAAAGATATGGTTAGGCGTAATGCGATAGTATTTAAGGCTATTTCGTTTGTGACAGCTCTTACTCTTATTGCTATTTTTACAATGGGAGCAGAAATGACAACACCTCAAATGTTAATGGTTTTCATGCAATTAACTGTTTGGGGTCTCTTTGCTGTTTTGCATATAAAAAGGAAATTAGTTATGTATCTAAGTTACTTGGCTGTATTGGGTTCAGCTGTATCAACTAGCATCACACTCTTATTACAACCATCAGCATTAAATGTATTTTCAATATATTATCTTATTATACTGGCTCTTATTTATATGAATAAGAAACTTTCAATACTAACACAAATTTACGGCTTATTTATGTTGTTATATATGCTCTATGCTCAAAGTGAAACTATCTCTATTCCTGAAGAAGATAAGATTACATACATAATTTATTATTTATTAATTACGATTTTAATTTTATCTTTATTACAGGTTACACAGCATATGATGAAGCAAGTAGAAGAGTCAAGAAAGAATACAGAATCTCTTTTAGCCCGACAACAGGAACAAAAAGACTCTATTCTACAGTTGGTTAAAGATGTAAGCAAAAACTTGGAGGTTGTTTCTAGTTTGAGTGAAACGAATAATCACTCATTTTATGAAATGAATACTACTTTTCAAGATATTGCTTCAGGTGCAAATGCACAAAACGAGTCAACCTTGGAAATTAACAACTCTGTAACATCAATGAGAGAAGTAGCAAAAAGAATGCTTGATTCAATAACTAAATTAAAAGACGAAACGGAAGGGGCTAATTATTTATCAGAACAAGGTCAAGAACAAGTCGAACATCTTACTAAAATTATTACTGATTTTAAAGGTGAGATTGATACGATGTCAGAAGAAATTACTCAATTAATTACGAATTTAAAAGAAACGAATAAGTTCAGCGAAACAATTAAGGAAATTGCGAACCAAACCAATCTACTTTCACTAAATGCAAGTATTGAGGCAGCAAGAGCTGGAGAACATGGTCGTGGCTTTTCTATAGTAGCAAATGAAATACGAAATCTTTCTGATATGACAACTAAATCGGCGAATCAAATCTCTGAACAGTTGGAAGAGTTCACTAAGCAATCGGATCAAACTCGTAATCGAATGATTCAAATTGCGGAACAAATGGATAAAAGCTACGCAGTTACTGCAAATACAAAGAATTCTTTTAAAGCTATAAATGAGGCCATTGCTAAGTTGTTACACTTAGCGGATGATAGTAATAGACTCACTATGAAGATGGATCAAACTGTAGAAGTTATAAATAATTCAACTGAAGATTTGGCGGCAGTTAGTGAACAATCCAGTGCATCTCTTGAAGAGTTAATGGCAACCTTAGAAAATATATTAAAGGGAAATACAGCAGGTGTCGATAGTATTAAAGCAGTAGAGAAATCACTTAAGAGTATTCAGTAG
- a CDS encoding nitroreductase family protein, which yields MNTLETIYSRRNIKSFKSDPINMEQLSKWLQAGTMAPNHKMTEPWEVYVVGPETREKLNHKTDFFHAPVVLAILSKHGNTKVETVENALATACFVQNFNLAAWEEGVGTFWSSMGNAQKNRDILGISDEYDVIGVFGVGYPEEINEPKERTSIEEKIKQLP from the coding sequence ATGAACACATTAGAAACAATTTATTCTCGCCGCAATATCAAAAGTTTTAAATCTGATCCTATTAATATGGAACAGCTTAGCAAATGGCTGCAAGCAGGCACTATGGCTCCGAATCACAAAATGACGGAACCGTGGGAAGTGTATGTGGTTGGTCCTGAAACAAGAGAAAAACTAAATCACAAAACAGATTTCTTTCATGCTCCAGTTGTGCTTGCTATTCTATCAAAACACGGGAACACAAAAGTGGAAACAGTAGAAAATGCGCTTGCTACTGCCTGCTTTGTTCAGAACTTTAATTTAGCCGCATGGGAAGAAGGAGTAGGAACATTTTGGTCTTCCATGGGAAATGCTCAGAAAAACCGTGATATTCTCGGAATTTCGGATGAATATGATGTTATTGGGGTGTTTGGCGTAGGATATCCTGAGGAGATTAACGAACCAAAAGAACGAACATCAATCGAAGAAAAAATAAAACAACTACCATAA
- a CDS encoding O-methyltransferase: MKIEEYIQSLFTKDDRILDEVLESIQANGMRNISVPPEIGKLLTLLVKISGAKEILEIGALGGYSGICLVRGLGEDGQLTSLELMQEYAELAHKNLKKAGFGDRVTYYTGEALKSLEQLEADQKKYDFIFIDADKPNYPNYLEKALRLANPGTLIVADNVLQRGRVCEESSEDPRIEFIRAFNERVANDPNLESIILPIGDGLSIARVIQ; this comes from the coding sequence ATGAAGATAGAAGAGTATATTCAATCTTTATTTACGAAGGATGATAGGATTTTAGATGAAGTTTTAGAAAGTATCCAGGCAAACGGTATGCGGAATATATCTGTTCCACCGGAAATTGGAAAGCTTCTTACATTGTTAGTGAAAATTTCTGGAGCAAAAGAAATATTGGAGATTGGAGCTTTAGGTGGATATAGCGGAATCTGTCTTGTTCGTGGTCTTGGAGAGGATGGACAATTAACCTCTCTAGAATTAATGCAAGAATATGCTGAATTAGCACATAAAAACCTGAAAAAAGCTGGATTTGGTGATCGTGTTACATACTATACAGGTGAAGCTTTAAAAAGTTTAGAGCAGCTTGAAGCGGATCAAAAGAAGTATGACTTCATATTTATCGATGCTGATAAGCCAAATTATCCGAATTATTTAGAAAAGGCATTGCGATTAGCTAATCCGGGTACACTAATAGTTGCTGATAATGTTCTACAAAGAGGAAGGGTTTGTGAGGAATCTAGTGAAGACCCGCGTATAGAATTTATTCGTGCATTTAACGAGAGAGTAGCAAATGATCCTAATTTGGAATCAATCATTCTCCCGATCGGTGATGGACTATCAATTGCTCGGGTAATACAATAA
- a CDS encoding D-alanyl-D-alanine carboxypeptidase family protein produces the protein MIQKLYVIILSLCIFFFVLNQGNHANEFVQKEQTYLGNSIILDSSIRADAAILIDKANSEVLFAKNDRKKRYPASTTKIMTALLAVENGNLDERIIVGNEVNLKEEGESTAWLREGQTLTLRELLAGLMLPSGNDAARTIAINIAQQHSASSFVSEQSAIDYFTMLMNEKAKELGAMETNFMNPHGLHHPNHYSTAHDLAIIARAAMNDDRFENLVSQKKFSDPTLTYESTNKLIDPSSPFYYKSANGIKTGYTSEAGYCLVSSAEQNGRELIAVILNSTKESVWNDSIVLLNSGFDSTL, from the coding sequence ATGATTCAAAAATTATATGTTATCATACTATCTTTATGTATTTTCTTCTTCGTCTTGAATCAAGGAAATCATGCCAACGAGTTTGTTCAAAAAGAACAAACTTACTTAGGAAATTCAATTATATTAGACAGCTCCATTCGTGCTGATGCTGCCATCTTAATCGATAAAGCTAATTCAGAGGTGCTTTTTGCCAAGAATGATCGTAAAAAACGATACCCTGCAAGTACGACGAAAATCATGACTGCGTTACTTGCAGTTGAGAACGGAAATTTAGATGAAAGAATCATAGTAGGAAACGAAGTAAACTTAAAAGAAGAAGGGGAAAGTACAGCTTGGTTGAGAGAAGGACAGACACTAACATTACGGGAATTGTTGGCGGGCTTAATGCTTCCTTCTGGTAATGATGCAGCTCGAACAATTGCCATTAACATCGCCCAACAACATTCAGCTTCTTCGTTTGTATCAGAACAATCAGCCATCGATTATTTCACGATGTTAATGAATGAAAAAGCAAAAGAACTAGGAGCAATGGAAACAAATTTTATGAATCCACATGGTCTCCATCATCCGAATCATTATTCAACTGCACATGACTTAGCTATTATTGCAAGAGCTGCCATGAACGATGATCGGTTCGAGAATCTCGTTAGTCAGAAGAAATTCTCAGACCCAACCTTAACTTACGAAAGTACGAATAAGCTTATTGATCCTTCAAGCCCTTTTTATTATAAAAGTGCAAATGGAATAAAAACAGGATATACAAGTGAGGCCGGCTATTGCCTAGTCTCCTCTGCTGAACAGAATGGAAGAGAATTGATTGCTGTAATTCTCAATTCAACGAAAGAAAGTGTTTGGAATGATTCAATTGTGCTATTAAATAGTGGTTTTGATTCAACATTATAA
- a CDS encoding glycoside hydrolase family 1 protein has product MSKNQFPEDFLWGGATAANQIEGAYKEGNKGLNVADVLPGGKERYNFLFNPGFDFEIHPDSYYYPNHEAIDFYHRYKEDIALFAEMGFKAFRMSIAWTRIFPNGDEVEPNEEGLAFYDRIFDELLKYGIEPVVTISHYEMPLHLVKEYGGWRNRQVITFFERYAKTVLTRYKDKVKYWMTFNEINSGLVMPINGLGFAIQNEEDQYQPTFQAYHHQFVASAIAVKACHEIIPNSQIGCMILFAPVYSFDSNPQNVMYSLQEEQLFNYFCGDVQVRGEYPAFIKRYFKEHDIKLDIQDGDLALLKEGVVDYVGFSYYMSRTEKKVKSDEESSEGNVIGGVRNPFLEASDWGWEIDPEGLRISLNKLYDRYQKPLFVVENGLGAYDKVEEDGSIHDDYRIDYLREHIKAMGEAIEDGVELMGYTSWGCIDMVSMSTGEFSKRYGYIYVDKHDDGSGTLERKKKKSFFWYKDVIATNGEKL; this is encoded by the coding sequence ATGAGTAAAAATCAATTTCCTGAAGATTTTTTATGGGGCGGAGCAACAGCTGCTAACCAAATAGAGGGTGCATATAAAGAAGGTAATAAAGGATTAAACGTTGCAGATGTTCTACCAGGTGGGAAAGAGCGTTATAACTTTCTATTCAATCCTGGATTTGATTTTGAAATACATCCTGATTCATATTATTATCCAAACCATGAAGCGATTGATTTTTATCATCGTTATAAGGAAGATATTGCGTTATTTGCAGAAATGGGCTTTAAAGCATTTCGTATGTCAATTGCCTGGACGCGTATTTTTCCAAATGGTGATGAAGTAGAACCTAATGAAGAAGGCCTGGCATTCTATGATCGAATCTTTGATGAGCTGCTTAAATACGGAATTGAACCGGTTGTGACGATTTCTCATTATGAAATGCCTCTTCATTTAGTAAAGGAATACGGTGGTTGGAGAAATCGTCAAGTTATAACCTTTTTTGAAAGGTATGCTAAAACAGTCCTTACTCGCTATAAAGATAAAGTAAAGTACTGGATGACCTTTAATGAAATTAATAGTGGCTTGGTTATGCCAATTAATGGTCTAGGGTTTGCGATTCAAAACGAAGAAGACCAATATCAGCCTACCTTTCAGGCCTATCATCATCAATTTGTGGCAAGTGCCATTGCCGTTAAAGCATGCCATGAAATCATTCCTAATTCGCAAATTGGTTGTATGATTCTTTTTGCACCTGTTTATTCTTTTGATAGCAATCCCCAAAATGTTATGTACTCTCTACAGGAAGAACAGCTATTTAATTATTTTTGTGGAGATGTACAGGTTCGTGGCGAATATCCAGCGTTCATAAAGAGATATTTTAAAGAACATGATATAAAATTGGATATTCAAGATGGAGACTTGGCATTATTAAAGGAAGGCGTCGTTGATTATGTTGGCTTTAGTTACTATATGTCACGAACGGAGAAAAAAGTGAAGAGTGACGAGGAGTCATCAGAAGGAAATGTAATCGGTGGAGTAAGAAACCCATTTTTAGAGGCTAGTGACTGGGGCTGGGAAATTGACCCTGAAGGTTTACGTATTAGTTTAAATAAATTATATGATCGTTATCAAAAGCCGTTATTTGTAGTAGAGAATGGATTAGGAGCTTATGACAAAGTTGAAGAAGACGGCTCAATTCATGATGATTATCGAATAGACTATCTTCGTGAGCACATTAAAGCAATGGGTGAAGCAATTGAAGACGGTGTTGAATTAATGGGTTACACGAGCTGGGGCTGCATTGATATGGTAAGCATGTCTACTGGTGAGTTTTCAAAGCGTTATGGCTACATTTATGTGGATAAGCATGATGATGGTAGTGGGACGTTAGAACGGAAAAAGAAAAAGTCTTTCTTCTGGTATAAAGATGTGATTGCGACGAATGGAGAAAAACTTTAA
- a CDS encoding sensor histidine kinase, with protein sequence MMKDKLASLIQEERRAITSKNELVTNVSHDLRTPLTSIIGYLRLIEEDSYKDEVELRYYTNIAFEKSQRLNKMVNDLFEYTKIHNQDLELNIQNFNLIELLQQLSAQFYPELRKDNMEIFLNSTSEKIIINADPEKLMRVFENLISNAIKYGKNGQTIHLLIEELDFSIVVKVKNVGEKIPTAAIPLLFNRLYRVEQSRSETTGGSGLGLAIAKGILELHRGNISVSSNEKETIFVVKLPK encoded by the coding sequence ATGATGAAGGATAAATTAGCTTCTTTAATCCAAGAGGAACGAAGAGCTATTACATCAAAAAATGAACTAGTCACAAATGTGTCTCATGATTTACGAACACCCCTAACATCCATAATAGGTTATTTGCGATTAATTGAAGAAGATAGTTATAAGGATGAAGTTGAGCTTCGTTATTATACAAATATTGCGTTTGAAAAATCACAACGACTGAACAAAATGGTAAATGATTTGTTTGAATATACAAAAATCCATAATCAAGATCTTGAATTGAATATCCAAAATTTCAATTTAATTGAGCTTCTTCAGCAACTGTCAGCTCAGTTTTATCCAGAACTCCGGAAAGATAATATGGAGATATTTCTAAATAGCACATCCGAAAAAATAATCATAAACGCTGATCCCGAAAAGTTAATGAGAGTTTTTGAAAACCTCATATCTAATGCTATAAAATACGGAAAGAATGGACAAACAATCCATTTGCTGATAGAAGAATTAGACTTTTCAATTGTTGTTAAAGTAAAGAATGTTGGAGAGAAAATCCCTACAGCAGCTATCCCCCTTTTATTTAACCGTTTGTATCGTGTAGAGCAATCAAGATCTGAGACAACAGGAGGATCAGGATTAGGCTTAGCCATTGCAAAAGGAATTCTTGAACTTCACCGAGGAAACATCTCTGTTTCAAGTAATGAAAAAGAAACAATATTTGTGGTTAAATTACCAAAATAA
- a CDS encoding response regulator transcription factor, translated as MRQILVVDDDKEIVQLISFYLQNEGYKVIRAYNGKDALDIFHQEEIDLIVLDVMMPEVDGIEVCRAIRETYHVPILMISAKTEDMDKITGLMSGADDYVAKPFNPLELIARVKTLLRRAYFYQSDDEKNNMIKVDALEINKTFHTVKVRNKPIQLTSKEFDILLIMVTNLGRVYSGEEIYQLVWREKYYSSNNTVMVHMSNLREKLERELGYKLIKTIWGVGYKIDA; from the coding sequence TTGAGGCAAATTTTAGTTGTGGATGATGACAAAGAAATCGTTCAGTTAATATCCTTTTATCTACAAAATGAAGGATATAAAGTAATAAGAGCTTACAATGGCAAGGATGCCTTAGATATCTTTCACCAGGAGGAGATTGATCTAATTGTTTTAGACGTTATGATGCCTGAAGTAGATGGTATCGAGGTTTGTCGGGCAATTAGGGAAACCTACCATGTTCCCATATTAATGATTAGCGCCAAAACGGAAGATATGGATAAAATAACAGGATTAATGAGTGGGGCCGATGATTATGTCGCAAAGCCGTTTAATCCTTTGGAATTAATAGCACGAGTTAAAACCCTATTACGTAGGGCCTATTTCTATCAAAGTGATGACGAAAAAAACAACATGATTAAAGTTGATGCATTAGAAATAAATAAAACTTTTCATACCGTAAAAGTAAGAAATAAGCCCATTCAGCTAACGTCAAAAGAGTTTGATATCCTTTTAATAATGGTAACAAATTTAGGAAGAGTATATAGCGGTGAAGAAATTTATCAACTTGTTTGGAGGGAAAAATATTATTCTTCCAATAATACAGTAATGGTACATATGAGTAATTTAAGGGAAAAACTTGAACGGGAGTTAGGATATAAATTAATAAAAACTATCTGGGGAGTAGGGTATAAAATTGATGCGTAG
- a CDS encoding EamA family transporter — translation MSVTLALLAAFFAALTGILAKIGMENVNSNLATAIRTIIVLIMAFLIVLITDQLDSITEISTKALIFILLSGFATGVSWLFFFRALSMGDTSKVIPIDKSSVVLTIILSILILGEKAVPNIMVGGALIAIGTFVLIGKSEEKKGITGSHTYILYAILGAVFAALTAILAKIGIEDVDSNVATFLRTIVIMVFSWAIVFFQGTQKNMKTISTKGYLFLVLSGMATGFSWLCYFGALAIGKVSVVAPIDKSSVVITMILSFVILKEKITKQKVIGGIVITIGTVFLIF, via the coding sequence ATGAGTGTTACCTTAGCGTTACTTGCAGCCTTTTTTGCTGCCCTTACAGGGATATTAGCGAAAATTGGTATGGAAAATGTAAATTCCAATTTAGCAACAGCCATCCGTACGATTATTGTATTAATCATGGCTTTTCTTATTGTCTTGATAACAGATCAGCTAGATTCCATCACAGAAATCTCTACGAAAGCACTAATTTTCATTTTATTATCAGGTTTTGCAACCGGTGTGTCATGGTTGTTTTTCTTTAGAGCACTCTCAATGGGTGATACTTCGAAGGTGATACCAATTGATAAATCGAGTGTAGTATTAACAATCATTTTATCTATCCTCATTTTAGGGGAGAAGGCTGTCCCAAATATTATGGTGGGGGGAGCATTAATCGCGATTGGGACATTTGTGTTGATTGGTAAAAGTGAAGAAAAGAAAGGTATTACAGGATCACACACTTATATTCTGTATGCGATTTTAGGAGCTGTCTTTGCTGCATTAACCGCAATTTTAGCAAAAATCGGAATTGAAGATGTAGATTCAAATGTTGCTACCTTTTTAAGGACAATCGTTATTATGGTGTTCTCATGGGCAATTGTATTCTTTCAAGGTACTCAGAAAAACATGAAAACAATCTCTACTAAGGGCTATCTATTTTTAGTTCTATCAGGTATGGCAACAGGCTTTTCATGGCTTTGTTATTTTGGTGCCCTAGCAATCGGAAAGGTTTCGGTAGTTGCTCCGATTGATAAATCAAGTGTTGTGATCACGATGATTCTAAGTTTTGTGATTTTAAAGGAGAAAATAACAAAACAGAAGGTAATAGGAGGTATTGTGATCACAATTGGGACAGTTTTTTTGATTTTCTAA